The window ggcttcgccatatttatgtattctagccaggtacagcaggctgcccccaacccccagctgcttatttgtacccagctgggaaccaaaaatatagggaagcccttttttaattattccataaaataataaaaaaaatgacatgggcttcgctgtatttttgtgtccagtcaggtacaacaggcaggtacgggctgcccccaaccaccagctgcctatttgtacccagctgggaaccaaaaatatagggaggtcctttttttaattattgcatgaaataataaaaaagatgACATGTGCTTCGctgtatttttgtgtccagccaggtacaacagacaggtacgggctgcctccaacccccagctgcctatttgtacccagcagggaaccaaaaatataaggaagccctttttaattatttcatgacataattaaaaaaaaacaaacaaaaaaaaaacgacttgggcttcgcccaattttgtgtccacccaggtacagctaggcagctgggggattggaatccgtagcgcaagttggcccaagctttctggccccccccattgcaaattgcagtccgcagctgccccagaaaatggcgcttccatagaagcgccatcttctggcgctgtatccaactcttccagcagccctggtgtcgggtggctcgctgggtaataatggggctagggccagctgagtatgatcagctggccctaagcccgaaattcatggtgtcatgccagtattagacatagccaccatgaatttctagtaaagataaaaaaaaccacaagacagagaaaaatatttttattagaaataaagcacaatacaattagtgactcaatttttattgaaataaagaaccctcctccgGCGTGGTCCTGGGTCCCATGATGTTCAATCCAGATctagtatcatctgatcggtttgctggaaggcaaagcgatcagatgatgtgtcaggttcaaggacgtgaatcagatgacacattagctgattgtataaaagcagtttatacaatcagttgatgcatcagtagaaaaaaaacttCACACTTCTGTGCTGACTCCCGTCTAatcgctccaggagccgccggtGATCAGTTGATGGGGTCACATGGTGATCAGGTGATGcagtcaggtgacagcatcagctgatcagcatcaggtcctgcagcgatgggaTCTGTCTCAGGAGTCTGCACAGTAGTGAGTATGCttattttttctctctgtttaCTTTCGATTTCGCTTTGCAGTGAATGTAAAAGCAGAGATAGCTGCCGCACATATGCTGCAAAGCAAAGTGCATGTCTCCcgtcccatcgctccaggagctgccagtaatcagctgatgcggtcacctcgtGATCAGGTGATGCAGTCAggtgacttcatcagctgatcagCGTCAGGTCCTAGAGTGTTTTGACGTCTCCCAGGAGTCTGCACAAAAGTGAGGATGCATTTtttttctgtccctctctctcgctcCTGCTTGCTCCTGCTCGGTCCAACgtgaattattctggtttcccatagacttacattgcacatcgaatatttgcgaatacacGAATAGtgacgacctattcgtcggatatccgtCGAAGTGGATATTTtgctattcgatcatccctattcataaTGTCATGATATGTGTCAACCAAAGCCAAACTAGCCTAGATGTATTGACTAAACATGAGAGATGCGTGACATGAAGCACTTTGTGATGTCTCAATGAGAATCATGAGATCTGAAGCTAACACAGCACCCTAAGCCCAGCAGGTAGTGAAGTCTGGAGAAGAAGATGCGAACTGAGGTGTGAATCACCAGACACCAGGTTGTGTGGAGTCAGGACACACAACTAGTGAGGTGAGATTTTTTTTCCACTATTTTGCTTACTATAGTTAAGGAAAATGGTGGTGATGGTGACCTACCTGCCATTCTGAATCTGCATGAAGCAAATCAAAAGGTAAATATTTGTAAAAATTTTAGGCAAAATCAATTTGTCTTAAAAAGATTCATTTGTTTCTAATATAACTTTTTTTGTTTTAGAAATTAATGTTGTAATTCAACAAACATAAGATAAAAACTAggaagtaaataagacaagttataatTACATCATTATTTTCCTAAAAAACTATATATGTGGTTGGGGATAAGGGGTTAAATGCCAAAAATGGTGAAGGTACCATAGTTTATGGGACACAAAGTCCTTACCTTGCCCATTGGAAAGCCATGCTACGCTTCTGATTTATGTCTCTACTCTTGAAGAGGAAATGTTAAAAGGTCGAACGTGCCCTGTTTTTGCACTAATTTTATTCTTACTGCACTTTTGAATATTTAgcattttgtgtttttatttctgcaTTATGGTTCCATAGATATGGGCATTTCAATTAAATGCTCATTTTTATGCTCTTTCTCAAGGGGGATAGCTTACAGTGTAATTATACAAAGAGGCCTAAAGACATGCCCCAGAGGATCTTATGAGTTCCACCTACGCGATTGACAATAAAAATGGTCACTAAGTAACAAGGCCCATATCTCTGCAACTGTGAGGCACATTAAAAAATATAAACACCGGAATACTCAAGGGAACAACAAGAATGTACAGCACTCGGACCAATGTCAGACAAGGGCAGTTTGGTATCACTGTTATGGTAGGGACTTGGAGAATAACGTTAGTGTCATTTTTTACCATACATTAAATGCCAAAAAAATGCTTAAAGATGAAACCCAAAAACAATGGCGCAATTGCAGGGCTATTTTGCATTTTTCTCAGTTTAGTATATTAtattgtaaaatgaatggtgtctttcaaatTGTAAACTCATCCAACAAGTAAATAGGCTTTGTATGGAAGGGGgaaaggcaaaaataaaaaaaagcaaaagctTAAAAATGATATCATTCCAGGCTAAACAAAATATCCCTGCTATATTGATTTTGTAAGTGATTCTGCATAAAACTATCTCCAGACATGTTTTCATAGATATTACACCGCATCACTAATTTGCATGGAAATGAAAGAGATGCCTGGAATTTACATGTGAAATAGACATGAAATCTGTATAAAGCGGATGAGTGACCGGATCATAACACAAAGGCTTCTTTCCTGCAGACGAATCACATTATCTATCTCAGAAGAAAGACTATGATGGATGTAATGGGACTTGTTCTCCAGTATATTTTTCTATCTGTCTTGTATATTGAGTGCATTGTGGGGATCATAATGAATTTCTTCATTGTGGCTGCCAATTTCATGAGATGGAAAACTGGAAAATCTTTTCAAATTGGTGATAAAATCCTGAGCTCTTTAGCCACTTCCAGAAGCTTGTTACTCTGCTATGCCTTCGTGAGTTTCCGTCCTCCTCTACATGATTTCTGGGTAAACAAAAATCTCAAGGCCATGTCTACAATGGCAGTAGTCGCAACGTTTCTTCATTCTACTAATCTCTGGTTCACCACCATCCTCTGTGTCTTCTACTGTGTGAAGATTACAAACTACAACTGGAAGTTTTTCATCTTTCTGAAGACGAGGATGTCCACCGTGTTTCCAAGAtaccttctggtttctctactgattTCCTTGTCTTCCAGTCTTCCATTTGCCTGGTGCATTTATGAAATACAGATACAGAATCCAACAAACCTTGCAACTCAAAATATGACTCTAACCAAACTTGAGGTCTATGAAAATCATCATAACATGTTCATGCTGTTCCTCGCAGGCTCCTGTCCTCCATTTCTAATATTTTTGGTTGCAGATTTCCTGTTACTCCATTCTCTTTGGATGCACACCAGACGGATGAGGAACTCTGGGTCAAGTTTTCGAAGCCCAAACTTAGAGTCTCACTTCAGTGCCGTAAAGAGTATGAGCTTCTTCTTAGTGTTACAAATAATATACTTTATTTGTTCGAGTTTGTATTATTCAGGTAAAGTGCACAGTAGTGGAGCTGAATTTTGGATACTTTCAACTGTGATATGCAGCCCTCCCTCCCTGCACTCCCTGTACATCATCTCTTGCAACAGTGaactaaaaaattattttttttcaatatttcatATTTTTACATGCTGCAGTCAAGAACAGGAATTGTAAAATATTAtcttttccaattttttttgtaATATTGGAAAAATTTAGTATGAAATAtgctcaatctatctatctatctatctatctatctatctatctatctgtctatctaccaTATATAAAAAAACCCCACAGAATAGAATTGAAGAataagaatggaaaaaaaaaatattttccatatATATTGTAATATTGGTACATTTTAGCATGAAATATATTATAGCAATCTATTTATTTACCATATATAGAAAACCACAGTGTAGACAATACTCCTGACaattttgttgaaaaataaattagtgAAACCTTTGCACATactgtattatattatatatatatatatatgtatatatatatatcaataaataCATATTTGtttgtaaatataaaaaaaagtacacatatttggtatggccCGCTCTATAAAGTTGTCACACTTCAACATACTgctgaaaaaagtggaataaaatgcaataaaaaagcagtatgtaaataaaaatatcaatgaaaatgtcatcttgtccacaTAAATATGTCCTCACTTGGCTGCACCTGCTTAAAAATAAAAcactacagctctcagaatatagcaatgcaaaaaacaatttttttcataaaatagttaaaaaaagcgctatataaaatacataaaaaagatATCAATGTGAATTCATACTGAACTGAAGAATAAAGCTTTCTTCTTAACTGTTGTCATCTTCGGGATTTTTGGATGGATCCTGAGAAGGTCCATACGGTATTTGGCTGGGATCATCTGGAAAACCTGAAAGCGTTACAGCACTTACTACGATTTAACAATTTTTACCAGAAATTTATTCAGAACTAGTTGGTAACTGTAGAGCTTCTCACTAACATGACAAAGAAAGGGACAGATTTCTCTAAATGGTTTGTCTCCGCCCATCAGGCTTTTTCCTCTTTAAAAagtttttttccactgcacataTACTCAGTCACAGCCTTTTATTTTGGAGGTTGATGCATCTGAGATGGGGGTTGGGGCTATGTTGTCAGAAGGTCCATCTCCTGGTAAAGGGCATCCTTTTACATTCTTTTCCAGGAAATTGTCATCCGCCTAGAGAAAACTTGATGTTTGAAATAGAGAGCTCTTAGCAAGTAACCCCTTCCCCTTCGGGCCTGAAAACACCTTTCTCAcctggccatttttttcaattctaacaagtgtcactttatgaggctataactctggaacgcttcaacaaatCCTCAGCGATTCTAACATTGTTTttccgtgacatattgtacttcataatagttgtaaatttaggccaatattttttgcgtttatttgcgaAGATATCGGAAATTTTGCAAttgtcaaactttttaattttatgCTCATAACTTCGAGAGATATGTTACACAATATAGTTACTAAatagcatttcccacatgtctactttacaccagtgcatTTTTGAAATTTTTTAGGAAATTAGAAGCATTCAAAGTTGATCAGCActctcccattttttcaacaaaatttacaaaacgttTTTtaatggaccacatcacatttgaggtggctTTGAGAGGCTGAGGTGACAAAACCCTCCCTAAAAGTGGCAAAATTCTaagaactgcacccctcacactgctcaaaaccacatccaagaagtttattaactctttaggtccTTTAACGGaaccaatgtagaaggaaaaaatgaaaattttacttttttacacaaaaatattaATTTAGCCAAAAaagttgcattttcacaagggtatcaggaaaaagggcactataaaatttattgtgcaatttctccagaggaCGTAGATACCCTATATGTGGAAATTAACTGTTTGTGCGAAcctcagggctcagaagggaaggagcgccatttggatTTTTTATCTCAAAATTAGCTTGGATCATTAGCGGACCCCATGTTGTGTTTTggaaaccccctgaggtgcctaaaccatagagctctcccacaagtgaccccattttggaaactagacccctcgaggaatttatctagatgtttggtgagcacataTAACTCCCAGGgaatttacagaagtttataatgttgagctgggtaactaaaaaaaaaaatactatcaaATTGGTACTTCAATCAgacagcttttttcacaagggtataaaGAAAAAATTGCTACATGAaatttattctgcaatttctcgAGCACACTGATATCTAATATTTGTTAAAAATCAAGGCAGGGCTCTaaagggaaggaacaccatttgaatttttgaaagcaaaattagctagaatcattagtggatgccatgtcgcatttggagaccccctgaggtgcctaaaaagtGGAGCACCTCCACAAGTGACCtcgttttggaaaatagaccctccaagtaatttatctagatgtttggtgagcactttgaacccattTGGGGCTTTTATATTCACAAGGGTACAAGGAAACAAAATGCACGATaaaatttattgtgaaatttctcctgagtatgctgatacctaatatgtggtggaaatcaaacatttgggcacatggcagggctcggaagggaagtagGGCCATGTGACTGCAAAATTGTGTGGAATCATTAGAAGACACTATGTCgcgtttgtagagcccctgatttgcctaaacagtggagctccaccacaagtgaccccattttgaaaaaagacccctcaaggaatttatatagatggtTGGTGACACCTGAAACCCTtggaggcttcacagaattttagaatgttgagctgtgaaaatgaaaaaatacatttttaacctaaaAAATGTTGCATTAAATATAAATTTCTCAAATTCACTAGGTAAAAGGGAGATAATGaaatatacaatttgttgtgcaatttctcctgagaatgccagtagagatgagcaaactcccAACAGCTCATCTCTCTGAGCCAAACGAGGGGTACGCTCGTGAACCTTTATTGAACTTAAACCAAACCGAAACCTAGCCTTTATCTGAGTATTAATACCTttaactcggatgacctcctgatgacaagaGCAACACCCAGTAGCACTGATATCACAGGGGTTTTGTCAGGAGGTGATTTGAGTTCATCagatactccgatgacctcctgatgTCACTGCAAACACACTGATGGACACTCACCTGTCTACGGTGTTGCTGTCCCTGGcgatgctgttgcttccgggtctgtGACTACTACATCTGCCCTGCCAACATCTAAATCCCAGTGGTGTAGAAGGATCTTTGCTAACGTCATGCCCATGTGAACAGAAGGGGCCTCCATCAACATAGCTGATacgaggaagcaacattatttttctaaattCAAGTGggcatggagttgattataatagaagcgggggtgttACGGTATGGCTAGCTAATAGACTAATAGATGAAGAAATAGGCCTATCagaagtcagggtccaccgtgcagtggcaTTATGGCTGCTGCTGGTAGATAGGTGCCTGAACTGCAACTAGGAAAATGCTACTAAATATCAGAGTCCCCTGAGTTAAAGAACCCACAGGGAGGAAAGTAAAGGTAAGACCATGAACTCTATTACAACACAGAGAGGTATGGGGTATAGCTATAGTAATGACAACTCTGTTCCTGCACAGAGGGGTATGAGGTATAGCTATAATAATGGCAACTCTGTTACTGCACAGGGCGCTAAGGCCTGAGATCTCGTGTTACAGATCACACAGATGCTCTAATATAAACTCTACCGATCACTGTTAATTCACAGCGTCAGGTTACGACTTATCacttctgttacttcacagaagcaaatatatatactatatgtcgCGTACACAGTACGAATAGGGTGTATTTAGTGGACACTAACCATATCCCTCAATGGAGGAGACTCAAAGGGTGTGTAGAGGAGTCAATGAGGTCACTAGCGCCTATCAAAGACTACTGTGGAGTTCCACCAGCTACCACCAATGAACCCAATACGTGTAGCTCAGAAGCTCTGACTAACCGGCAACTGACCCTAAACCAGTCTGATGTGACCGCAACGCCTTGCCCTAGACCTGCCTAGTAACCCTGTATCAGTCCCAGAGGACTTCGACGCCTAGCCCTGTACTAATGTGGTAAGTGCTTGCTGCACCACATATGAAGATGACTTAGCGTGGCTATGTTGGTGCCCAAGGCTTATATAACCTAAGGTTAGTCCACAAGATGGAGATCCCTATGGCCCGCCAAAACTATAACCAATGAGCGGTCTTCCATGTAACCACACGTCACTAATGACATCAATGTGGCCAATGGGATCGCGCCacgtcatctgtgatgtcaccacgGCTAATGGGATCGCGCCACATCATCTGTGATGTCAACACGGCCAATGAGATCGCGCCacgtcatctgtgatgtcaccacgACCAATGGGATTGCGCCACGTTATCTGGACACctcatgcactaagtgcctgagcatgctcagaagcctgaaccactgacttaaggccactttacatgctatgatttatctgatgatatgtcgtcagggtcacggttttcgtgacgcacttccgtcatcgttagcgacgtcgttgcgtgtgacacttacgtgcaactccgaacaatcgcaaatagggtgaaaatcattgatcgttgacacgtcgttcggtttcaaaatattgttcgtcgtttggagcgcaacagacatattgctacgtttgacaccctgccaatgacgaacaacatccatatgaccgccttggtcaaacaatatattgctgaacgatgtagcgtcgttttgtgagatgtgtacgtgtgatcgctacaaaacgacctattagcgatctcggcagatcgtaacaacgatctgggcgtgtgctagcgatatcattgtgtgtaaagcagccttttgtctcagaattgagactatcaggctgagcatgctcagaaggcacaaCCCAGGACTTAAGCTGAAAACAGCTAGATGTTCGGGTCAGTACCTGAGGCTCAAGGAAGCGAACCGAACGAGGCCGAGCATAGGGGAAATCGTCCCAGGAGGCATCCAAGAAGACGCCACAGCTCGGTTTGTGACAAGGAGTCTGTGAGTAAGACCTCCAGAAGGGGGGTCCagcataatcatgcaagggggactCAACCCCATGCACTCCCCCTATCTGAGGGTTTTACCTCCAAACCCCTGCTCCTATTATAAACAACTCtatgcccatgtggacttagaaaaataatgtttattctagCTGGAAACATCGGACTGTATTTTGAACATGCCTCTATTATGTGATGGGGGCATGTTGAAataacgtcatacctggaaggaggaaGTACACTTTAGCATCTATCATCAGTATCATTGTatagaaataaatatataaaatatttggtgtagggtcccgcaatgttatgatacccagcacagataaagcatatggcttcaggctgcagcctccgctcatctttgctgtgtatcaaaataagaggaactacatgcgactttttttatatatatatatatatatatatatatatatatatatatatatatatatatatggcgtgTGGCCCCCCCAATtttccaattttcatacccagccatgataaaccccAACAGCTGGGAATGgtattcttaaggccactttacacacagagataaatctttagcagatctgtggttgcagtgaaattgtggacaatcagtgccaggtttgtggctgtgtacaaatggaacaatatgtccatgatttcactgcagccacagacctgccaaatatttatctctgcatgtaaagtgacctttagacttgggaggcctatggttattaagcccccagcctaaaaatagcagcctgtagctgcccaagattgtcgcatccattagatgcaacaagcttggtgctttacccggctgttcccaattgccctgatgtggtggcaatcggggtaatagcaggtgtTAACCCTGTTCCTGAACAAACCTAATCTAGTACCCCCTCCCTCCCTACCCAGGGGGAGGGGACAGGAGTGTGTAAATATCATCAGTGATAGACAAATGTggtgcccctaaggcttcagtcgccacagggtactgcacctcactagaGGTGCGGAATCCATCCCGGGTACggaagaggtcattgccggtaaccaccacaatccacacaaTACACAGTAAGTTCCCCTCCTACTGGGATTGGGCCAGGGTAGGGCCCGGGGGTGACCAACCCTAAAGTagtggacctcctgcccactagttcagtaatccagggggtggaaccagagaCTGAGGAgtgaggccacacacacacacacacacacacactcaaacagaGTAGTGATAGAAAGGAAACAAGTGATCCATGGAGAGAATACGGTCACTGGGAAGAAAGctgtgccatagctccctcaggaccgagcacaGAAAGCAGGGTGCGGAACCCTAGGCTAGGTGGCTACTTCAAGTCCCACCTGCAGAATCTGCTGGACAGAAGATTTCAAGTCTTCTAGCCCATACAAAGTgctcggggcacagcagcatactagagccaggagccgtgactaaagagcggcaccagtaaaggactcatgCCGCCTGCTATACAGGACAGGACCAACGCCAATACAAGGCAGAGGGTCACTGTGCTGCTTCAAGCCACAGAGACTAACACACACAGCGCagagaggaaggactcacagaaaaaagcaccggctctgacctccgaactatctgggatcaACTAGAGCCCATGACGGCGGGATCCGGCACTCCAAAGGCGGGGACATCTTAGTGAATAAAGAACTTTGACTACAACCCCTGTGCCGTCCAATCCTTCCCGTGCCCTACCCTCGCCTTAGCTGCATAGCAGCAggaaactactactcccaacatccctggggcctgagctcttcctgtggagagctacactaaccgagctgcgctaccatctgcctcAGTGCATACCTCCCGCAGTGGCGGATCCTATATtacccacaaaccacaggtggtgtcacgaatgcaAACtctctactcccctgtaaataacccctccatctttattgacaccgccgggttcATGGACCTGGGCCtgaccgctgtgacatcccaaaccccctacaccggcccggtgatgagcagCCCCCCAGATCCCGCGGGGCCTGTCACAAACAGGGGAAactaaaactctatcacacagtacACTCACACAAATGTTATTATTAAAATGAATGGCAACTGGCAGGGAACCTAAAACAGAGGCATCACATGTATAAACAGTGAAAAGTTAAggacaggtatcaatgcacaggtaTTGAGATACTAGACCTGATGGTTTGtattatggaaaaaaaaatcagatataCGGTACCATATCAAATTAACACAGTTGTTCACAATAATGTCTGGCATATATGCAGTAACTAACCATCAGGTATCTTTTTAATGAAAAAGGGGGTAATAGTGGACACATATAGTGCTAGCCATAGAGGGTGTTAAAACAACAGAATTATATGCATAGTTATCAGCACTCACATGAGTATGTGCAGTAATGATGGCTGTGGTATGCAATGTAAAGAAATGTTAAAGAGGTGTACATACACAGCTCAAAAAAATCATTAGTATGGCCTGTTGTGCAAAGGTAACTATGGCAGATGTATATAAAacagcctaaggcctctgccacacatatgtgaaaatcacgcacgtgccgcgaccgtgagacacgtattttccctgcgtgttgcgtttggtaagtacatgtctccggtatgtgcggaccacgtgtgttctacgtgttctatccgcaataacacacggagaacaggtaatttgcatactcacgtggtccttcctgctgtccagggtactgatcttcggtctccagccctgcagactccccgctgctgctgcttccggccgcagtgaagtgaatattaaatgagcataatgagcggcggtcggcagcaagtgacagcagtggcagaaacaggagggctggagaaggtgagtaaagatttgttatttttttctctgactagTGAGTTTTTTCCACCGCGTGTCACACGGGATTGCATCCACACTACATTCGTTTGGTatgggtgcaggccgtgtgacacccgtgatgccggagaaaaacggaca is drawn from Anomaloglossus baeobatrachus isolate aAnoBae1 chromosome 3, aAnoBae1.hap1, whole genome shotgun sequence and contains these coding sequences:
- the LOC142297405 gene encoding taste receptor type 2 member 40-like, which translates into the protein MNFFIVAANFMRWKTGKSFQIGDKILSSLATSRSLLLCYAFVSFRPPLHDFWVNKNLKAMSTMAVVATFLHSTNLWFTTILCVFYCVKITNYNWKFFIFLKTRMSTVFPRYLLVSLLISLSSSLPFAWCIYEIQIQNPTNLATQNMTLTKLEVYENHHNMFMLFLAGSCPPFLIFLVADFLLLHSLWMHTRRMRNSGSSFRSPNLESHFSAVKCTVVELNFGYFQL